In a single window of the Phycisphaerales bacterium genome:
- a CDS encoding DUF1559 domain-containing protein has translation MKHRGPRSSHPGFTLLELLVSVSVIALLLAMLLPTLGAAREQARAVVCASNLRQIVLANFGYSGDERGHLCPGARDIQTNLHRWHGVRGTVAAPFDAAHGPLARYLGEDARIRACPSQRDFIRQFGAFEQGNGGYGYNQAYVGRVLQRVRGSTSYGVRTDAAGVRIEMIRRPAATLLFADTAFAGVVQGVIEYSFAEPRFHPEYLAWAARADPSLHFRHRGRVQVAWGDGHVDGRPRTYTYQSGWYAGDAVAAGLGWFGEADDNGYFDLE, from the coding sequence ATGAAGCATCGTGGTCCGCGCAGCTCGCACCCCGGTTTCACGCTGCTGGAACTGCTCGTGTCGGTCAGCGTAATCGCACTCCTGCTGGCGATGCTACTGCCGACACTTGGCGCTGCCAGGGAGCAGGCCCGCGCCGTGGTGTGCGCCTCGAATCTGCGGCAGATCGTGCTGGCGAATTTCGGCTATAGCGGGGATGAGCGCGGCCACCTCTGCCCAGGAGCTCGGGATATTCAAACCAACCTGCACCGGTGGCATGGTGTACGTGGTACGGTTGCGGCGCCATTCGATGCTGCGCATGGGCCCCTCGCCCGCTATCTGGGCGAGGATGCCAGGATCCGTGCGTGTCCCAGCCAGCGTGACTTCATACGGCAGTTCGGCGCGTTTGAGCAAGGCAACGGCGGCTATGGCTACAACCAGGCCTATGTCGGACGCGTGTTGCAGCGGGTCCGCGGAAGCACCTCGTATGGGGTCCGGACAGATGCGGCCGGGGTCCGAATCGAGATGATCCGCCGCCCGGCGGCTACGCTGTTGTTTGCCGACACGGCCTTCGCAGGGGTCGTCCAGGGTGTCATCGAATATAGTTTTGCCGAGCCGCGGTTTCATCCCGAGTACCTTGCCTGGGCGGCTCGGGCGGACCCTTCACTGCACTTCCGACACCGCGGCCGGGTGCAGGTCGCCTGGGGCGATGGTCATGTCGACGGTCGCCCGCGGACATACACGTATCAAAGTGGCTGGTACGCGGGAGATGCGGTGGCGGCCGGTCTCGGGTGGTTCGGTGAAGCCGACGACAACGGCTACTTTGATCTGGAATAG
- a CDS encoding DUF4465 domain-containing protein — protein sequence MRTAMSVGVMGVLGAGLLAGNARGALVVDFEDLELPPQAVYYGADGAGGFTSRGAAFHNEYTDFGGGFFAWQGWAYSNITDNTTAGFGNQWSAWPGGGADGSGTYGVAFVGAPRVDLPVGTHPVSVQLTNTTYAGLAMRHGDAFSKKFGGPTGADPDFFLLTITGLDAAGAATGVVEFYLADFRFDDHASDYIVAAWTDVDLTALGAAVALTFELSSTDLGPFGMNTPAYFALDNLVLTPEPAGLVLFACGALVLGRRR from the coding sequence GTGCGCACAGCGATGAGCGTGGGAGTGATGGGAGTGCTCGGCGCGGGCCTGTTGGCCGGCAATGCACGCGGTGCCTTGGTGGTCGATTTTGAGGATCTGGAATTGCCGCCGCAGGCGGTGTATTACGGCGCGGATGGCGCCGGTGGATTCACGAGCCGGGGAGCGGCCTTTCACAACGAGTACACCGATTTCGGCGGGGGCTTCTTCGCGTGGCAGGGCTGGGCCTACTCGAACATCACGGACAACACGACCGCGGGTTTCGGGAATCAGTGGAGCGCGTGGCCTGGTGGCGGGGCGGACGGCTCGGGCACGTATGGGGTTGCGTTCGTTGGTGCGCCGCGCGTCGATCTCCCGGTTGGCACCCACCCGGTCAGTGTCCAGCTTACGAATACGACCTATGCCGGGTTGGCGATGCGGCATGGAGATGCCTTCTCCAAGAAGTTCGGCGGACCGACCGGCGCGGACCCGGATTTCTTCCTGCTGACGATTACCGGCCTGGACGCGGCGGGTGCCGCGACGGGCGTGGTTGAGTTTTATCTCGCGGACTTCCGCTTCGACGATCACGCGAGCGACTACATCGTGGCTGCATGGACCGACGTGGATCTGACCGCGCTCGGCGCTGCGGTGGCGCTTACGTTTGAACTGTCCTCGACGGACCTCGGTCCGTTCGGCATGAACACACCGGCGTACTTCGCGCTCGACAACCTTGTCCTGACTCCGGAGCCGGCCGGTCTGGTTCTGTTCGCCTGCGGGGCACTCGTACTGGGGCGCCGCCGGTGA
- a CDS encoding GAF domain-containing protein has translation MPRPYTLIAAQLADRLRSADQPPNTEIRMRWVVDALWETLHSTGVSWVGFYLLEGTELVLGPMRNKPACSPIGLHGACGHALLNRTPLIVGDVRTLGANYIACDPRDLSEVVLPLIATDGSCTGVLDLDSHTANSFDGSDVDGLRRVLRTVVLTQE, from the coding sequence ATGCCGCGCCCCTACACACTCATCGCTGCCCAACTCGCCGACCGCCTGCGCTCGGCCGACCAGCCGCCGAACACCGAAATCCGCATGCGCTGGGTGGTCGACGCCCTTTGGGAAACACTGCACTCCACCGGTGTGTCATGGGTGGGCTTTTATCTGCTCGAAGGCACGGAGCTCGTCCTCGGCCCCATGCGCAACAAGCCCGCTTGTTCGCCAATCGGGCTCCACGGGGCCTGCGGCCACGCGCTTCTCAACCGTACCCCGCTCATCGTCGGCGACGTGCGTACCCTCGGCGCAAACTACATTGCGTGTGATCCGCGCGATCTTTCCGAGGTCGTGCTCCCGCTGATCGCCACGGATGGAAGCTGCACCGGGGTGCTCGATCTGGACAGCCACACGGCAAACAGCTTCGACGGGAGTGATGTGGACGGGTTGCGACGCGTGTTGCGCACCGTCGTTCTGACGCAGGAGTAG